The Dioscorea cayenensis subsp. rotundata cultivar TDr96_F1 chromosome 19, TDr96_F1_v2_PseudoChromosome.rev07_lg8_w22 25.fasta, whole genome shotgun sequence genome includes a window with the following:
- the LOC120250480 gene encoding uncharacterized protein LOC120250480 has protein sequence MELYEQWKSILKIQKFRRMVSYAGFYCFVTLISYAYTSNTTRAGMSRADQYYAAYPAGIELLTDTAKLYKAALGNCFEQEEWGPIEFFIMAKHFERQGKSPYAYHAQYMAHLLSYGQLDGSGS, from the exons ATGGAGCTCTACGAGCAATGGAAATCCATCCTGAAGATCCAAAAGTTCAGGAGGATGGTTTCTTATGCCGGCTTCTACTGCTTCGTCACCCTCATCAGCTACGCTTACACCAGTAACAC AACGAGGGCTGGCATGTCAAGAGCGGATCAGTACTACGCAGCTTATCCGGCGGGCATCGAGCTTCTCACTGATACAGCCAAG CTGTACAAGGCTGCTCTTGGTAACTGCTTCGAACAAGAAGAATGGGGTCCAATAGAGTTTTTCATTATGGCAAAGCATTTTGAACGCCAGGGAAAATCACCATATGCTTATCATGCT CAATATATGGCACATCTCCTATCTTATGGGCAACTTGATGGAAGCGGCTCGTAG
- the LOC120250479 gene encoding uncharacterized protein LOC120250479, with product MEQNNIAEPLAPVELNQDCLLEILSWLPAKSICKLRCLNKSTSDHYFDHLLQKLQTLRARTDSGIFVHTGSSFSSFKEFFLSSSSGVPPESIEFMLKKSRKIVASSNGLIVFQTNCSSTSSMGDLCVFNPVLRTLAPISSPPDVSLVDEPRISVTCTSTNDGLEYNIILVTMKPGEHPYEWRTILECRCYSSKNMSWEYLKAIDDLGRRGINFENPVFVSGSIFWASDTGSYMRNTDPYILVFDVEKRTSEFMSLPEEAQKISIDNYKIQVAPWTDKSLCLIQYIKSRAVVIWVMESPVSRGSWMKVHEVDLVSLGLGDVHQTLDSFTIINSKLLVFTIEDCLYTYSLKDKQMSKLGEHNQGLYPQLRPYANTFHPCGKFENK from the exons ATGGAGCAGAACAATATAGCAGAG CCTCTAGCCCCAGTTGAACTCAATCAAGATTGTCTTTTGGAGATCCTCTCATGGCTCCCTGCCAAGAGCATATGTAAACTCAGATGTTTGAACAAAAGTACCTCTGACCACTACTTTGATCATCTCCTCCAAAAACTCCAGACACTTCGCGCAAGAACTGATTCCGGGATCTTTGTTCACACTGGTTCGTCCTTCTCTTCCTTTAAAGAGTTCTTTCTCAGCAGCTCTTCCGGTGTCCCTCCCGAGTCCATAGAGTTTATGCTCAAGAAAAGCAGAAAAATTGTTGCATCTTCCAATGGACTTATAGTGTTCCAAACAAATTGTTCCAGTACATCATCTATGGGTGATCTTTGTGTGTTCAATCCCGTGCTGCGGACTCTTGCTCCAATTTCCTCTCCTCCAGACGTCTCATTGGTTGACGAGCCAAGGATCAGTGTAACTTGTACAAGCACCAATGATGGCCTGGAATACAACATCATATTGGTGACGATGAAGCCTGGTGAGCACCCTTATGAATGGAGAACTATCTTGGAATGCCGCTGCTATTCATCCAAAAACATGTCATGGGAGTACCTCAAAGCCATTGATGATTTGGGACGTAGAGGTATCAATTTTGAGAATCCAGTTTTCGTGAGCGGATCCATCTTCTGGGCTTCAGACACCGGGAGTTATATGAGGAACACTGATCCTTACATTCTTGTGTTTGATGTTGAAAAAAGGACGTCGGAGTTTATGTCCTTGCCTGAAGAAGCTCAGAAAATTAGCATTGATAATTATAAGATACAAGTCGCGCCATGGACAGACAAATCTCTGTGCCtgattcaatatataaaatcaagAGCAGTGGTAATATGGGTGATGGAGTCTCCGGTTTCGCGAGGTTCATGGATGAAAGTTCATGAGGTGGACTTGGTGAGTTTAGGGCTGGGTGATGTACATCAAACTCTAGACAGCTTCACAATTATCAACAGTAAGCTACTTGTGTTCACCATTGAAGATTGTTTGTATACCTATAGTTTAAAAGACAAGCAGATGAGCAAACTAGGAGAACATAACCAAGGTTTATACCCCCAGCTTAGGCCCTATGCCAATACTTTCCATCCATGTGGCAAATTTGAAAACAAGTAG